A section of the Acidobacterium capsulatum ATCC 51196 genome encodes:
- the hflX gene encoding GTPase HflX, with translation MHENRAYRDGSKMARGLKPTVDPASAPERALLVSVDLGTRRLAVPPSARMARRAASADLDSLDLDSLGDQEPGAAEKGGSDDAFESGVAEFRELVLSAGAEIAAEVQQRRGRADAATLIGSGKVEEVRAVAESSHADVIVFGQNLTPTQLRNLENALPGRVIDRTQLILDIFARHARTREGMLQVELAQLEYMLPRLTGRGREMSRLGGGIGTRGPGETQLETDRRRIQRRISTLKGELESVRRIRSQQRQRREAVPVPTVALVGYTNAGKSTLFNALTGAGVLASSRMFATLDPKLRAIVLPSRRKVLLSDTVGFIRDLPPTLISSFRATLEEVQKAEVLLHVQDCSSATREEHRAEVKHVLAELGAGDKPQIEVLNKVDLLSPEEQEGLRSGHGRPMAISARTGMGLEDLLERIDEALQADPMVEARLRVPQSEGEVIAAIEAGGVIRNREFEGNLVFLKVSAPASLIGRFRRFATLPK, from the coding sequence TTGCATGAGAACCGCGCCTATCGCGACGGGAGCAAGATGGCACGGGGCCTGAAGCCGACTGTGGACCCTGCGAGCGCGCCGGAACGCGCGCTGCTGGTCTCAGTGGACCTGGGCACGCGCCGTCTTGCTGTTCCGCCATCGGCGCGCATGGCTCGCAGGGCTGCGTCTGCCGATCTGGATTCGCTTGATTTGGATTCGCTGGGGGACCAGGAGCCCGGGGCGGCGGAAAAAGGCGGCAGCGATGACGCCTTTGAGAGCGGCGTGGCGGAGTTTCGCGAACTGGTGCTGAGCGCCGGGGCCGAGATTGCCGCCGAAGTGCAGCAGCGCCGCGGCCGCGCCGATGCGGCGACGCTGATTGGCAGCGGCAAGGTGGAAGAAGTGCGCGCGGTGGCCGAGTCGAGCCACGCGGATGTGATTGTCTTTGGGCAGAATCTGACGCCCACCCAGCTTCGCAATCTAGAGAACGCCCTGCCGGGCCGCGTGATTGACCGCACGCAGCTCATTCTGGACATTTTTGCCCGCCACGCGCGGACGCGCGAGGGCATGCTGCAGGTGGAGCTGGCGCAACTGGAGTACATGCTGCCCCGGCTGACGGGCCGGGGGCGCGAGATGTCGCGGCTGGGCGGCGGCATTGGCACGCGAGGTCCGGGCGAGACGCAGTTGGAGACAGACCGGCGGCGGATTCAGCGGCGGATTTCGACGCTGAAGGGCGAGCTGGAGAGCGTGCGGCGGATTCGCAGCCAGCAGCGGCAGCGGCGGGAGGCGGTTCCGGTGCCGACGGTGGCGCTGGTGGGTTATACGAACGCGGGCAAGAGCACATTGTTTAACGCGCTGACGGGGGCGGGGGTGCTCGCGTCTTCGCGCATGTTTGCCACGCTGGACCCGAAGCTGCGGGCGATTGTGCTGCCGAGCCGGCGCAAGGTGCTGTTGTCTGACACGGTGGGATTTATTCGCGACCTGCCGCCGACGCTGATCAGCTCGTTCCGGGCGACGCTTGAGGAAGTGCAGAAGGCCGAGGTGCTGCTGCACGTGCAGGACTGCTCGAGCGCGACCCGGGAGGAGCACCGTGCGGAGGTGAAGCATGTGCTGGCCGAGCTGGGCGCCGGTGACAAGCCGCAAATTGAGGTGCTGAACAAAGTGGACCTGCTGAGCCCGGAGGAGCAGGAGGGATTGCGCTCGGGGCACGGGCGTCCGATGGCGATTTCCGCGCGGACGGGCATGGGGCTTGAGGATCTGCTGGAGCGGATCGATGAGGCGCTGCAGGCCGATCCCATGGTCGAGGCTCGTTTGCGGGTGCCGCAGTCGGAGGGGGAAGTGATCGCCGCGATTGAGGCCGGAGGGGTGATTCGAAACCGGGAGTTTGAGGGGAACCTGGTGTTTTTGAAGGTCTCGGCTCCGGCGTCACTGATTGGGCGTTTTCGCCGTTTTGCAACCCTGCCGAAATAA
- the hfq gene encoding RNA chaperone Hfq translates to MDNKPAQNIQDTFLNTVRKDKTPITIYLVSGVKLTGKIRSFDKYSVLLENNSQEQLIFKHAISTVVSSRSVLHGDHRPGVAGHGAPPISPTPPAGTHSTPGESSGA, encoded by the coding sequence ATGGATAACAAGCCGGCACAGAACATTCAGGACACCTTCCTGAACACGGTCCGCAAAGATAAAACCCCCATCACGATTTATCTGGTTAGCGGCGTCAAACTCACGGGGAAAATTCGCTCCTTCGATAAATATTCGGTGCTGTTGGAGAACAACAGCCAGGAACAATTGATTTTCAAGCACGCCATCTCCACGGTGGTGAGCAGCCGTTCGGTGCTGCATGGCGATCATCGCCCCGGCGTTGCCGGGCATGGTGCGCCGCCAATCAGCCCAACGCCTCCGGCCGGGACGCATTCGACACCGGGCGAGTCCTCGGGAGCCTGA
- a CDS encoding SH3 domain-containing protein, which yields MKSFCAGARPVSILLPMVCALAFLSGCGHLRSPIAKQYVYVASEHTFLRDRVAPVANFVTEVTNGQRLQVLDHQTRFYRVKAPNGKVGWIEQYYIIDQPEMDKFNALRRQYAETTGVAKARLEEVSYLHDAPGRDTPHYYLLPVNDRLDLIRRASVLKPQSTLTILRQRQQAELDKGTPAPPPPMEDYWLVRDSQGRTGWVRASALTADVPNSIAVLSGADRMIGGYLLRTVNDAEADTPNHEVGEYLTVLAPYQQGLPYDFDQVRVFTWNMKRHRYELAYREHDIEGFFPVKVSQQTVDHRVAPVFSFEVSLNRNLTLNAKTGEVDPGPLETVTYRMDGVMVRKISGPERISVNAAEKSTRKSRGGRHRKKR from the coding sequence ATGAAGTCTTTCTGTGCTGGGGCTCGTCCTGTTTCTATTCTTCTGCCGATGGTCTGTGCTCTCGCTTTTCTGAGCGGCTGCGGCCATCTGCGCTCTCCTATCGCCAAGCAATATGTTTATGTCGCCTCAGAGCACACGTTTCTGCGGGACCGCGTGGCTCCGGTGGCCAATTTTGTCACAGAAGTGACGAATGGGCAGCGGCTGCAGGTGCTGGATCATCAGACACGCTTCTATCGGGTGAAGGCTCCGAACGGCAAGGTGGGCTGGATTGAGCAGTACTACATCATTGACCAGCCGGAGATGGACAAGTTCAACGCGCTGCGACGCCAGTATGCGGAGACCACTGGGGTGGCAAAGGCGCGGCTCGAAGAGGTTTCCTATCTGCATGACGCGCCGGGGCGGGATACTCCGCACTATTATCTGCTGCCGGTGAATGACAGGCTGGACTTGATTCGACGGGCGTCGGTGCTGAAGCCGCAATCGACGCTGACAATTTTGCGGCAGCGTCAGCAGGCAGAACTGGACAAAGGGACGCCGGCGCCGCCTCCTCCGATGGAGGACTATTGGCTGGTGCGCGACAGCCAGGGACGCACGGGCTGGGTGCGAGCCAGCGCGCTGACCGCGGATGTGCCGAACAGCATCGCGGTGCTGTCTGGAGCCGACCGGATGATTGGCGGATATCTGCTGCGGACGGTGAATGACGCCGAGGCCGACACGCCGAATCATGAGGTGGGGGAGTATCTGACGGTGCTGGCTCCGTATCAGCAGGGGCTGCCCTACGACTTTGACCAGGTGCGGGTGTTCACCTGGAACATGAAGCGGCATCGCTATGAGCTGGCGTATCGCGAGCACGACATCGAGGGATTTTTCCCGGTAAAGGTGAGCCAGCAGACGGTGGATCACCGGGTGGCCCCGGTGTTTTCGTTTGAGGTATCGCTGAACCGGAATCTGACGCTGAATGCGAAGACGGGTGAGGTGGACCCGGGGCCGCTGGAGACGGTGACCTACCGGATGGACGGCGTGATGGTGCGAAAAATCAGCGGGCCGGAGCGGATTTCAGTGAATGCGGCGGAGAAATCCACACGAAAGAGCCGCGGCGGGCGTCATCGAAAGAAACGCTGA
- the pgi gene encoding glucose-6-phosphate isomerase, whose protein sequence is MSNEIAAKTPLTQLSAWKALAAHAEELRGQHLRELFAADPERGTKFRLEAEGIYLDYAKNRITAKTLELLLKLAEESGLRERIDAMFRGEKINITEDRAVLHVALRAPKGATIKVDGENVVPAVHEVLDRMAAFAERVRNGEWKGFTGKPIKNVINVGIGGSDLGPVMAYEALKHYSRRDMNFRFVSNVDGTDFAEATQDLAADETLFIISSKTFTTLETMTNAHTARKWALESLKDEKAIAKHFVAVSTNEKEVTKFGIDTANMFGFWDWVGGRYSMDSAIGLSTMLAVGPENFRRLLAGFHAMDEHFRTAAFDKNLPVILGLLSVWYNDFFDAQTVAILPYEQYLKRFPAYLQQLTMESNGKHVTLSGATVDYQTGPVYWGEPGTNGQHSFYQLIHQGTKLIPCDFIGFAKTLNPLGNHHDLLMANVFAQSEALAFGKTAEEVKAEGVPEWLVPHKVFEGNRPSNTLLLKELTPEALGKLIALYEHIVFTQGVVWQVNSFDQWGVELGKVLAKKIAGELEGDAELKHDSSTNTLITRYKELRG, encoded by the coding sequence ATGAGCAATGAGATTGCAGCGAAGACTCCTCTGACCCAGCTTTCTGCCTGGAAGGCACTGGCTGCCCACGCCGAGGAATTGCGCGGCCAGCATTTGCGCGAACTGTTTGCGGCCGATCCGGAGCGGGGAACGAAGTTTCGGCTGGAGGCCGAGGGCATCTACCTCGATTACGCGAAGAACCGCATCACGGCGAAGACGCTGGAACTGCTGCTGAAGCTGGCCGAAGAGAGCGGGCTGCGCGAGCGCATCGATGCGATGTTCCGGGGCGAGAAGATCAACATCACCGAAGACCGCGCGGTGCTGCATGTGGCGCTGCGCGCGCCCAAGGGCGCGACGATCAAGGTGGACGGCGAGAACGTGGTGCCGGCCGTGCACGAGGTGCTGGACCGCATGGCGGCCTTTGCCGAGCGCGTGCGCAACGGCGAGTGGAAGGGATTCACGGGCAAGCCGATCAAGAACGTGATCAACGTGGGCATTGGCGGCTCGGACCTGGGGCCGGTGATGGCTTATGAGGCGCTGAAGCACTATAGCCGCCGCGACATGAACTTCCGGTTTGTGTCGAACGTGGACGGCACGGACTTTGCCGAGGCCACGCAGGATCTGGCCGCGGACGAGACGCTGTTCATCATTTCGTCAAAGACCTTTACCACGCTCGAAACCATGACGAACGCGCACACGGCGCGGAAGTGGGCGCTGGAGAGCCTGAAGGACGAGAAGGCGATTGCGAAGCACTTTGTGGCCGTCTCGACGAATGAGAAGGAAGTGACGAAGTTCGGCATCGACACGGCGAACATGTTCGGCTTCTGGGACTGGGTGGGCGGCCGCTACTCGATGGACTCGGCCATTGGCCTTTCGACGATGCTGGCGGTGGGCCCGGAGAACTTCCGGCGTTTGCTGGCGGGCTTCCATGCGATGGATGAGCACTTCAGGACGGCGGCGTTTGACAAGAATCTGCCGGTGATTCTGGGCCTGCTTTCGGTCTGGTACAACGACTTTTTTGATGCGCAGACGGTGGCGATTCTGCCCTATGAGCAATACCTGAAGCGCTTTCCGGCGTATCTGCAACAGCTCACCATGGAGAGCAACGGCAAGCACGTGACGCTGAGCGGCGCGACGGTGGATTACCAGACCGGGCCGGTGTACTGGGGCGAGCCGGGCACGAACGGGCAGCACTCGTTTTACCAGCTCATTCACCAGGGCACAAAGCTGATTCCGTGCGACTTCATTGGGTTTGCGAAGACGCTGAATCCGCTGGGCAATCATCACGATCTGCTGATGGCGAATGTGTTTGCGCAGTCAGAGGCGCTGGCCTTTGGCAAGACCGCCGAAGAGGTGAAGGCCGAGGGCGTGCCGGAGTGGCTGGTGCCGCACAAGGTCTTCGAGGGCAACCGGCCGTCGAATACGCTGCTGCTCAAGGAGCTGACGCCCGAGGCGCTGGGCAAGCTGATTGCGCTCTATGAGCACATTGTGTTCACGCAGGGCGTGGTGTGGCAGGTGAACAGCTTTGACCAGTGGGGCGTGGAGCTGGGCAAGGTGCTGGCGAAGAAGATTGCCGGCGAGCTGGAAGGCGATGCGGAGCTGAAGCATGACAGCTCGACCAACACGCTGATCACGCGCTACAAGGAGCTGCGGGGCTAG
- a CDS encoding phosphoglucomutase/phosphomannomutase family protein, producing the protein METTYPVSFGTDGWRGVIAEDFTFENVRLAAAAIANYILAHPEAGRGACIGWDTRFGSRAFAQTVAEVLAAAGIPVTLANRVTPTPALSYAVRARGAAGGVMITSSHNPAQWNGVKYKAWYGGSGRPAIMSEIAGLLGKPLPKAEAAKIEEADFVPEYVAAISAFADLPLIAASGLKFGIDSMYGAGGGILADIFSKIGVAFTEIRSEANPLFPGINPEPIEPHIRALGEAVVASGCQAGLCTDGDADRIGATDEHGNFVDPHKIFSVLLEWILERKGWPGDVTRAFNTTGMIDRICERHGRRLYEHGIGFKYVCDLMLEKDILMGGEESGGIGIQRHLPERDGLLNALLLANVMAEEKKTLGELVAGLQAKYGEHQYGRIDLHIPDALKNATIAKAKAGVAEFAGMAVQSVETLDGIKFIVDDPAAEGVENPARTWLLLRASGTEPLLRIYSEAGSKESVQKLLEAGRQFALHSLD; encoded by the coding sequence ATGGAAACGACATATCCTGTCAGCTTCGGCACAGATGGATGGCGCGGTGTCATCGCGGAAGACTTCACCTTTGAGAATGTGCGGCTGGCTGCGGCTGCGATTGCGAATTACATACTGGCGCATCCTGAAGCGGGACGCGGCGCATGCATCGGCTGGGATACGCGATTCGGCTCGCGTGCCTTTGCGCAGACGGTCGCCGAAGTGCTTGCGGCGGCGGGGATTCCGGTGACGCTGGCGAATCGCGTGACACCGACGCCGGCGCTCTCCTATGCCGTGCGCGCGCGGGGCGCGGCGGGCGGCGTGATGATTACATCAAGCCACAACCCGGCGCAGTGGAATGGGGTGAAGTACAAGGCGTGGTATGGAGGGTCAGGACGGCCCGCGATCATGAGCGAGATTGCCGGGCTGCTGGGCAAACCTCTGCCGAAGGCAGAGGCCGCCAAGATAGAAGAAGCGGATTTTGTGCCGGAGTATGTGGCGGCGATCTCGGCCTTTGCCGATTTGCCGCTGATTGCCGCGTCGGGGCTGAAGTTTGGCATCGACAGCATGTATGGAGCAGGCGGCGGCATTCTGGCTGATATTTTCTCGAAGATCGGCGTGGCTTTTACCGAGATTCGCTCGGAGGCGAATCCGCTGTTTCCGGGGATCAATCCTGAGCCGATTGAGCCGCATATCCGCGCGCTGGGCGAGGCGGTGGTCGCCAGCGGCTGCCAGGCCGGGCTCTGCACGGATGGCGATGCGGACCGCATTGGCGCGACCGATGAGCATGGCAATTTTGTGGATCCGCACAAGATTTTCAGCGTGCTGCTGGAGTGGATTCTGGAGCGCAAGGGCTGGCCGGGCGACGTGACGCGCGCCTTCAATACGACGGGCATGATTGACCGCATCTGCGAGCGGCATGGACGCAGGCTCTATGAGCATGGCATCGGCTTCAAGTATGTGTGCGACCTGATGCTGGAAAAAGACATTCTGATGGGCGGCGAGGAGTCGGGCGGCATCGGCATTCAGCGGCATCTGCCCGAGCGCGATGGCCTGCTGAACGCGCTGCTGCTGGCCAACGTAATGGCCGAGGAGAAGAAGACGCTCGGCGAGCTGGTGGCGGGACTGCAGGCCAAGTATGGCGAGCACCAGTATGGACGCATCGATCTGCATATTCCGGACGCATTGAAGAACGCCACGATTGCCAAGGCCAAGGCCGGCGTGGCGGAGTTTGCCGGAATGGCAGTGCAATCGGTCGAGACGCTGGATGGCATCAAGTTCATCGTGGATGATCCGGCGGCGGAGGGAGTGGAGAACCCGGCGCGGACGTGGCTGCTGCTGCGCGCCTCGGGTACGGAGCCGCTGCTGCGGATATATTCCGAGGCCGGATCAAAGGAGTCGGTGCAGAAACTGCTCGAAGCCGGTCGGCAGTTTGCGCTGCACAGCCTGGACTAA
- a CDS encoding mannose-1-phosphate guanylyltransferase, which translates to MIDFRPIILAGGSGTRFWPRSRRAEAKQVLALDGERTMIQRTIDRLEPLASSGKTWVITNDLLSDKICCQLDKVPEEQVLCEPAARNTAPAAGLAALLLEKIAPDSVLGVFPSDHVIADEVAFVATIQRAVALAAEGENMVVLGIQPTHAETGYGYIETGEALRDGILHVRRFTEKPNRARAEEFLAAGNYYWNSGMFVWSAKTMANAVREHLPEMTPLLEEIVAAWGTPHYDEVFARVYPECENISVDYAILEPRSAKGEHHSQLYCLPAEFGWNDLGSWSALYDFKAGQGNQDAQENVIETRGSIVLESQGNYVYSPNKTVALVGVEGLVVVETADALLVTTREHAQDVGKVVKQLASDGRSELI; encoded by the coding sequence ATGATCGACTTTCGACCTATTATTCTCGCGGGTGGCAGTGGAACCCGCTTCTGGCCGCGCAGCCGCCGTGCTGAGGCCAAGCAGGTGCTCGCGCTGGACGGCGAACGCACGATGATTCAGCGGACAATTGACCGCCTCGAGCCGTTGGCCTCCTCAGGAAAAACCTGGGTGATTACCAACGATCTACTGTCGGACAAGATTTGTTGCCAACTCGACAAGGTTCCTGAAGAACAGGTGCTGTGCGAGCCGGCGGCGCGCAATACGGCTCCGGCTGCCGGACTGGCGGCGCTGCTGCTGGAAAAAATTGCTCCGGACTCGGTGCTGGGGGTGTTTCCTTCAGATCATGTGATTGCCGATGAGGTCGCGTTTGTGGCGACGATTCAACGGGCCGTGGCGCTGGCGGCCGAGGGCGAGAACATGGTGGTGCTGGGCATTCAGCCCACGCATGCCGAGACGGGCTACGGGTACATTGAGACGGGCGAGGCGCTTCGAGACGGAATTCTGCATGTGCGCCGCTTCACCGAGAAGCCGAATCGGGCGAGAGCGGAAGAGTTTCTGGCGGCGGGCAACTACTACTGGAACAGCGGCATGTTTGTGTGGAGCGCGAAGACCATGGCCAACGCCGTGCGCGAGCATTTGCCGGAGATGACTCCGCTGCTGGAAGAAATTGTGGCCGCGTGGGGTACGCCGCACTACGACGAAGTGTTTGCGCGGGTATATCCCGAGTGCGAGAACATCAGCGTGGATTACGCGATTCTGGAGCCGCGCTCGGCCAAGGGCGAGCACCACTCGCAACTCTATTGCCTGCCGGCCGAGTTCGGCTGGAATGACCTTGGCTCCTGGTCTGCCCTGTACGACTTCAAGGCCGGGCAGGGCAATCAGGATGCGCAGGAGAACGTGATTGAAACGCGCGGCTCCATTGTGCTGGAGTCGCAGGGCAACTATGTGTACAGCCCCAACAAGACTGTGGCCCTGGTCGGCGTGGAGGGGCTGGTAGTGGTGGAGACCGCGGATGCCCTGCTGGTGACCACCCGCGAGCATGCGCAGGACGTCGGCAAGGTTGTGAAGCAACTGGCCAGCGATGGCCGCAGCGAGTTGATCTAA
- a CDS encoding type I phosphomannose isomerase catalytic subunit, with protein sequence MSSIAPFRLAPFFRTRPWGFQDLRPWYDYRTTGEPIGEVWLTGEMCIAETGPFAGQTLKSITAEHPKELLGEAAAAGEFPLLIKMLFPKEKLSVQVHPDDALAQKHGFPRGKTECWYALDAQPDASVALGLKPGSTPEQIRAAIHDATLENYMTWLPVKKGDMIYVDAGTVHAIGPGAVILETQQTSDLTYRMYDYGSARELHVDLAMEAARMTTRAGKVVPVAEGDHSVLVNEHYFRVEKWPLDAGQAPAGLGEALDRVQMLFCTEGSLEIQGEGWESVAVQPWQLAVIPACTSIRVHCSVRSEAIRIVPVAV encoded by the coding sequence ATGAGCTCGATTGCGCCGTTTCGCCTGGCTCCCTTCTTTCGCACAAGGCCCTGGGGATTTCAGGATTTACGCCCCTGGTATGACTACCGCACGACCGGCGAACCCATCGGAGAAGTGTGGCTTACCGGCGAGATGTGCATTGCCGAGACGGGCCCTTTTGCCGGCCAGACCCTGAAGTCCATTACTGCGGAGCACCCAAAGGAATTGCTGGGTGAAGCTGCGGCTGCGGGTGAATTCCCGCTGCTGATCAAAATGCTCTTCCCCAAGGAAAAGCTGAGCGTGCAGGTGCATCCTGACGATGCGCTGGCGCAGAAGCATGGATTTCCGCGCGGCAAGACGGAGTGCTGGTATGCGCTTGATGCCCAGCCGGACGCGAGCGTGGCGCTGGGCCTCAAGCCGGGCAGCACGCCGGAGCAGATTCGCGCGGCCATTCACGACGCAACGCTCGAAAACTATATGACGTGGCTGCCGGTGAAAAAGGGCGACATGATTTATGTCGATGCGGGCACGGTGCATGCCATTGGGCCGGGTGCGGTGATTCTGGAGACGCAGCAGACCAGCGACCTGACCTATCGCATGTATGACTACGGTAGCGCGCGCGAACTGCATGTGGACCTGGCCATGGAAGCGGCCCGGATGACGACGCGCGCGGGCAAGGTGGTTCCCGTGGCGGAAGGCGATCATTCGGTGCTGGTGAATGAGCACTACTTCCGGGTGGAAAAGTGGCCGCTCGACGCCGGGCAGGCTCCGGCCGGGCTTGGGGAAGCTTTGGATCGTGTTCAGATGCTGTTTTGCACGGAAGGCAGCCTGGAGATTCAAGGCGAGGGCTGGGAGTCTGTGGCGGTGCAGCCATGGCAACTGGCAGTGATTCCAGCCTGTACTTCGATTCGTGTACATTGCTCTGTCCGGTCAGAAGCAATTCGCATCGTACCGGTAGCAGTTTAA
- a CDS encoding YncE family protein produces MQMAKCGLVAAAALFLTAASAAVAQGPYHVAAKWQPGGDSGWDYMGVDPVSHDLYITRRDQVMVLNSKTGKLIADMTGFKGTHGVVFDTDGKTGFITDGGANDVAVFDRKTFKVEETIPTEPGPDGVVFDPYTHSVWTFNGHSSSTTVIDARTKKVLANVALPGRPEFPVSDGKGNIYDNLESTSQIVRLNARTHKITAVWNLKPCESPSGLAIDIKHERLFSVCDNGMMAIVNAKTGKVIATPKIGGGPDAARFVANGQYAIASSGESGTMTIIHEDSPNHFTTVETLPTARSARTMAMMPDGSKLFTVAAKFGPRPKHGWPKMVPGTFEVLEITK; encoded by the coding sequence ATGCAGATGGCCAAGTGTGGCCTGGTAGCCGCTGCCGCGTTGTTTTTGACCGCCGCCAGCGCGGCCGTGGCGCAGGGTCCCTATCACGTCGCCGCGAAGTGGCAGCCGGGTGGGGATTCGGGCTGGGACTATATGGGGGTGGATCCGGTTAGCCATGACCTTTACATCACTCGTCGCGACCAGGTGATGGTGCTGAACTCGAAGACCGGCAAGCTGATTGCCGACATGACGGGCTTCAAGGGCACGCACGGCGTGGTCTTTGACACGGATGGCAAGACCGGGTTCATCACGGACGGCGGCGCGAACGATGTGGCCGTCTTCGACCGCAAGACATTCAAGGTGGAGGAGACGATTCCGACCGAGCCAGGCCCGGACGGAGTGGTGTTTGACCCTTACACGCATAGCGTCTGGACCTTTAATGGACATAGCAGCAGCACCACAGTGATTGACGCGCGCACAAAGAAAGTGCTCGCCAATGTCGCGCTGCCTGGGCGGCCGGAGTTTCCGGTGAGCGATGGCAAGGGCAATATCTATGACAACCTGGAGAGCACGAGCCAGATCGTGCGCCTCAATGCCCGGACGCACAAGATTACCGCTGTGTGGAATCTGAAGCCCTGCGAATCGCCCTCAGGGCTGGCCATTGACATCAAGCACGAGCGCCTGTTTTCGGTGTGCGATAACGGCATGATGGCGATTGTGAATGCGAAGACCGGCAAGGTGATTGCGACGCCGAAGATTGGCGGCGGCCCCGATGCGGCGCGCTTTGTGGCGAACGGGCAGTATGCCATCGCATCGAGCGGCGAGAGCGGCACGATGACGATCATTCACGAAGACTCGCCGAACCATTTCACGACTGTCGAGACTCTGCCGACGGCGCGCAGCGCCCGCACGATGGCGATGATGCCGGATGGCAGCAAGCTGTTCACGGTTGCGGCCAAGTTTGGTCCGCGCCCGAAGCATGGCTGGCCGAAGATGGTTCCGGGAACCTTTGAGGTTCTGGAAATCACGAAGTAA
- a CDS encoding glycosyltransferase: protein MHSLLVIVPSLRIALLGIAAIPFIYYSLALLSSLRFFLAGRRAASTAPAAGEFLPPVSILKPVRGLDPDAYANFASFCRLDYPEYEILFCVGDTADPALPVLQRLALDFPTTTIRIIIGSGRQATNDKCAKLARLTDEAAYEHLVINDSDVRVQPDYLRRMVAPLAAPKTGAVTPLYVPTEVNTWVQRLQEAGMLSEFYPGLFVAKELDGVKFALGPTIATRRSYLREFGGYAAIENRPADDLLIGRLIAEQGREVVLLPDAITTVPDYQSLGELFFKRLRWMTVMRHMRPAGHLGLIFTLGLPWTILALILAPNALIAWSFLGGYLFVRFALTLLVGQFGLRQRGVWLNMLFVPLWDALATTIWLASFTRRTIRWRGQSYAILNGQLVPANGVTPVAAASAPVER from the coding sequence ATGCACTCTCTTCTGGTGATCGTTCCTTCGCTGCGCATTGCGCTTTTGGGCATTGCCGCCATTCCTTTTATTTATTACTCCCTGGCTCTGCTCAGCTCTCTTCGTTTCTTTCTGGCGGGCCGCCGCGCGGCAAGCACCGCTCCGGCTGCCGGCGAATTTCTTCCTCCCGTCAGCATTCTCAAGCCGGTTCGCGGCCTTGACCCGGACGCCTATGCCAACTTCGCCAGTTTCTGCCGGCTCGATTATCCCGAGTACGAGATCCTCTTCTGTGTCGGGGACACCGCCGACCCCGCGCTGCCCGTGCTGCAACGGCTGGCGCTCGACTTCCCCACCACAACAATCCGCATCATCATCGGTTCGGGCCGTCAGGCTACCAATGACAAATGCGCCAAGCTGGCCCGCCTCACCGATGAGGCCGCCTACGAGCACCTCGTCATCAATGACAGCGATGTGCGCGTCCAGCCGGACTACCTCCGCCGCATGGTCGCTCCCCTCGCCGCCCCAAAGACCGGCGCGGTCACGCCGCTCTACGTGCCCACTGAGGTGAACACCTGGGTGCAGCGCCTGCAGGAAGCAGGCATGCTCTCGGAGTTCTATCCCGGCCTCTTTGTGGCCAAGGAGCTCGATGGCGTCAAATTTGCGCTCGGCCCCACCATTGCCACCCGGCGCAGCTATCTGCGGGAGTTTGGCGGCTACGCGGCGATTGAGAACCGTCCTGCGGACGATCTGCTGATCGGCCGCCTCATTGCCGAGCAGGGGCGCGAAGTGGTCCTGCTGCCCGATGCCATCACCACCGTGCCCGATTACCAATCGCTCGGCGAGCTTTTCTTCAAGCGGCTGCGCTGGATGACCGTCATGCGCCACATGCGCCCGGCCGGCCATCTGGGCCTCATCTTCACCCTCGGCCTGCCGTGGACCATCCTTGCCCTGATCCTCGCCCCCAATGCGCTCATTGCCTGGAGCTTCCTCGGCGGCTATCTCTTCGTTCGCTTTGCCCTCACGCTGCTGGTGGGGCAGTTCGGCCTGCGCCAGCGCGGCGTCTGGCTCAACATGCTCTTTGTGCCTCTCTGGGATGCATTGGCCACCACGATCTGGCTGGCCAGCTTCACACGCCGCACCATCCGCTGGCGCGGACAAAGTTACGCCATCCTCAACGGCCAACTCGTCCCCGCGAATGGCGTTACCCCGGTAGCCGCCGCCAGCGCGCCGGTCGAGCGCTAG